TGTGGACTTCGGCCAGAAAGGCTTCGAGGTCTTGCGGGGTGTAGAGATGGCCGAAGGCGGCGACGAAGGTCTCTGCGCCAAGCTTGGCAAGCTCCGGGGCATCGGCGAGGGTGGCGGGGCGCAAAATCATGGCGCGGGCCTTAGCGTGCGGGACGCGTGCTGTTAAGCTGGCGAAACGGCGAGGGCCGCGTTACACCTTCCGGCCATGAAGAAACTCATCGCGCTGCTCGCTCTCGCCCTCTTGTCCCAACCTGCCTCCGCTCAAGACGCGCCCAAATGGTCGCTGGCGATCCACGGCGGGGCAGGGACGCTCGATCCCAAGGCGATGACGCCCGAAAAGCGCGCGGCTTACGAGGCGGATTTGCAGCGGGCGCTGGATGCCGGATCAAAGATCCTCGCCGAGGGCGGCGCCGCGATGGACGCGATCAAGGCCGCGATCATCATCATGGAGGATTCGCCGCTGTTCAACGCCGGCAAGGGCGCGGTGTTCACATGGGACGGGACGAACGAGCTTGATGCCTCGATCATGGACGGACGTGACCGCTCGGCCGGGGCGATTGCCGGGGTCAAGACGGTGAAGAACCCGATCCTGCTGGCCGATACCGTGCGCACGCAGAGCGAACACGTGATGCTGATGGGCGCTGGCGCGGAAGCTTTTGCGGTGGAGAAGGGCTTTGCGGTCACCCCGCCCGAATATTTCGCCACCCCCGCGCGGCGAGAGGCGCTGGAGCGGCTGAAGGCGGAGAAGCTTTCGGCGCTGGATGTCGACCACAAGTTCGGCACGGTCGGCGCGGTGGCGCTCGACCAACAGGGGAACCTCGCTGCGGGCACCTCGACCGGCGGGATGACCGGCAAGCGGTGGGGCCGTGTTGGCGATGCGCCGGTGATCGGTGCGGGGACCTATGCGGATAACCGCGCCTGTGCTGTGTCGGCAACGGGGTGGGGGGAGTATTTCATCCGCGTCGGGGTGGCGCATGAGATTTGTGCGCGGCTGCGGGTTCAGCGCGAGCTGCTGCCCCGGCAGATGGGCATCGGGGATCCTCATCGTTCACCGACGCCGATGAGCCACTATTACCAAGTGCTCGCCAGATCGGATCAAGGTGCTGCCGATGCAGTGATGGCCGACGTTGCCTCGCTCGGCGGTGACGGCGGGGTAATCCTCGTCACGCCCGAGGGCGAGGCGATCTTCAGCTTCAACACCACCGGCATGTATCGCGGCCGCGCGACCAGTGCAGGCGTCAACGAAGTGGCGATCTTCGGCGGCGAGGAGAAGGCGTCGGCGACGCCGGATCATTGAGCCAACCTCCGTTCGCCTCGAGCGTAGTCGAGAGGCCCGTCAAAGGTGTCTCGACTTCGCTCGACACGAACGGGGTCTGGTATCAGTAAATCTTCCCCACCAGCGGCAAACCGCGCTCCGGCTCGGCGAATTCCTTGATGATCCGGCCCACGCGTGACAGCGCAAGTTCGGCGCGGGCCTGCATGTCCTCGACCGGGCCGCGCGCGCGGAAGTAGCAGGCGAAGGTGATCGGCGGCTGGCCCTTCGGCCCTTCGGCGAAACCGATGTCGATGTAGTTGTATTCGGTGCCGATCAGCCCGCTGCTGCCGGTCTTGTCGCCCGCCACCCAGCCTTCGGGCAGACCCGCGCGCACGCGGCGAAGGCCGGTCTCGGTCTCGACCATCCAGCTTTTCAATTCTGCTCGCTCGGCCTCGGGCAGCACGTCGCCGTAGACGATCTTTGCCACGGTGCGCGCCATTGCGGCGGGCGTGGTGGTGTCGCGGAATTCGGCGGGCGGAACGTTGTTCATTTCCGGCTCGTAACGGTCCACCCGGCTGACATCGTCGCCAATCGAACGCCAGAACGCGGTGATCCCCGCCGGGCCGCCCAGATTGCGCAGCAGGATATTGGCCGCCGGATTGTCCGAAGTGGTCTGCGTTGCCCGCGCCAATTCGCGCAAGGTCGCGCCCGCCGCGATCCGTTCACGCGTGAAGGGCGCCCATTCCAGCATGTCCGCCTCGGTCCACGTGACCCGCTTGTCGGCGTCGATCATGCCAGCCGCATGGCGTTGCAGCAGCAGCGCGGCGAGCGAGAACTTGAACGAGGAGGCGTGCCCGAAGCGCCGGTCGCTGTTCAGCCCCACCGATGCGCCGGTGGCGGTGTTGTAAAGCTCGACGCCGAGTGTCCCGTTGCCCGCCGCCTCGATGATCCGCAGTTCCGCCGCCAGTCTGCCGGCCGGGCTTTGATCGGGCGGGATGCACGCGCTCGCCCCCAGTGCCAGCGAGCCGCCGATGAAGAACCGCCGATCGATCATCATGAGAACTTGTCCGCCTTGCGCTTGCCGAACCGCATGTCGGCCTCCAGCCGCTCGCGCAATTGCGCATAGAAGGCCTCGAGAAAAGCCCTTTCGTCGCCCGCGCCCGGATCCCAGCCGATCTTCCGGCAGATCGTGGCGTGGACGGTGGCGAGCGCCTCGGGCGGGGAGTCGCGCAGCATCCGCTCCAGCGTTTGCAGTTCCTTCTCGCCATAGATCGACAGCTCGGCCTCGCCGAAATCGTAACGCACGCCGGTGACCTCGCTCGCCCCTTCGGCGGTGGCTGCGCCCTGGGTGGAAAGCACCGCTGCCAGCTTGCCGCGTGGCCGCTCGACCACCCAGGTGCCGGCGACGATATCGCCCGCGCGCAGGGCATCGCGGTTGAAGAACGGGAATAGCAGGAACAGCAGAAACCAGCCGGTCAGCACCCAGCCGAGGCTGCCGATATCCTGCCCCGTATCGGCCAGCACGGCCAGCACC
This DNA window, taken from Porphyrobacter sp. ULC335, encodes the following:
- a CDS encoding isoaspartyl peptidase/L-asparaginase family protein, which gives rise to MKKLIALLALALLSQPASAQDAPKWSLAIHGGAGTLDPKAMTPEKRAAYEADLQRALDAGSKILAEGGAAMDAIKAAIIIMEDSPLFNAGKGAVFTWDGTNELDASIMDGRDRSAGAIAGVKTVKNPILLADTVRTQSEHVMLMGAGAEAFAVEKGFAVTPPEYFATPARREALERLKAEKLSALDVDHKFGTVGAVALDQQGNLAAGTSTGGMTGKRWGRVGDAPVIGAGTYADNRACAVSATGWGEYFIRVGVAHEICARLRVQRELLPRQMGIGDPHRSPTPMSHYYQVLARSDQGAADAVMADVASLGGDGGVILVTPEGEAIFSFNTTGMYRGRATSAGVNEVAIFGGEEKASATPDH
- the bla gene encoding class A beta-lactamase; the protein is MMIDRRFFIGGSLALGASACIPPDQSPAGRLAAELRIIEAAGNGTLGVELYNTATGASVGLNSDRRFGHASSFKFSLAALLLQRHAAGMIDADKRVTWTEADMLEWAPFTRERIAAGATLRELARATQTTSDNPAANILLRNLGGPAGITAFWRSIGDDVSRVDRYEPEMNNVPPAEFRDTTTPAAMARTVAKIVYGDVLPEAERAELKSWMVETETGLRRVRAGLPEGWVAGDKTGSSGLIGTEYNYIDIGFAEGPKGQPPITFACYFRARGPVEDMQARAELALSRVGRIIKEFAEPERGLPLVGKIY
- a CDS encoding RDD family protein; the protein is MITPEGLTLPITIAPRASRAGALIIDVMIIVVSLIAVALLLVWIAEGLLAGSALDPEQLSRGALEFLGIIMVLFIFAWWYGYFLVQELGPRGATLGKRITGIRIAARGGARLTPEAVIARNLLRDIEIFYPLVTLSVLAVLADTGQDIGSLGWVLTGWFLLFLLFPFFNRDALRAGDIVAGTWVVERPRGKLAAVLSTQGAATAEGASEVTGVRYDFGEAELSIYGEKELQTLERMLRDSPPEALATVHATICRKIGWDPGAGDERAFLEAFYAQLRERLEADMRFGKRKADKFS